CCTTACGCCCGCGTCATAACCCGCAGCCACAATATCAAACTCTTCATCCGTCACGACAATATCAACCGTCACAGCAGGGTTGGCCGCCGCAAACGAGGCGATCAGCGGACCGGAAAGAAATGCTTCGGCTATCGAGGTCACGGCAATCCGCAAACATCCGCGCGGCACCTTCTCCGACGCAACCTCTTCAAACGCCGTTTCAATACTGGATAGCGGCAATGACAGGGATTGTCGCAGCCGTTCTCCCGTCTCCGTCAGCGTTACTGAGCGCGTCGTACGCATTACCAGCATTGTGCCAAACGCATCTTCAAGTCGTCTTATTCCCTGACTGATCGCCGATCGGGTGACGCCCAGTCGAGCGGCGGCAGCGCTGAAATTACGCTCTTCTGCCACCGCGATAAAAACCGGTAAAAGGTTGAGATCTATTTTCATTGTTTAACAGTGCTAACCAGTGAGTCCAGTAAAAGCAGGATACTGGAACCAATCGTTGCGTTCTATGATCGTTTCGAACTCAACTGAAGGAGCATGCTATGGAAAAAGTGATATTAATTACCGGCGCATCAAGCGGGATTGGAGAAGGTATGGCCAGAGAGCTTGGAAACGCAGGTGCGAAGGTGTTATTAGGGGCTCGCAGACTGGAGCGTATTGACGCCATTGCCGCAGAAATACGCAGCGCGGGCGGTATTGCTGAGGCCCGTGAGTTAGATGTCACCCGCCGCCAGTCGATGACCAGCTTCGTGCAGGCCGCGCTGGATAAATGGGGCCGCGTCGATGTTCTCATCAACAATGCGGGCATCATGCCGCTCTCTCCGCTTGCCGCCGGCAAACAGGATGAATGGGAGCAAATTATCGACGTGAATATCAAAGGCGTGCTCTGGGGCATTGGCGCTGTGCTTCCCGTGATGCAAGCGCAGGGCTCTGGTCAGATAATCAATATTGGCTCTATCGGTGCCCTTTCCGTCGTGCCAACCGCCGCCGTCTATTGTGCCTCGAAATTCGCGGTACGCGCGATTTCAGATGGTTTACGCCAGGAAAGCCCAAATATTCGCGTGACCTGTGTCAATCCGGGTGTTGTGGAAAGTGAACTTGCCTCAACCATTACGCATCCGGAAACCAGGGCGGCGATGGATGTGTACCGCGCTGTGGCACTTAAACCTGCGGATATCGCCCGTGCCGTGCGGCAGGTCATTGAGGCTCCTGAGAGCGTTGATACAACAGAAATAACCATCAGACCAACCGCATCAGCTAACTGATATTCCTGTCTTATGACTGGTGTTAATGTCCGTTCTCATTTCTGAGCAGAGTCGGGGTCGGGGTCATGCCGCCATTGAAGGTAGGGGAAGCGCTTATCTCCCCTACTGGGTGGCTGGCCCTGATAGCAAAGCGATTTACTGCCCGGAGTCAGCAGAACATCCCGCAACATCTTCTGGAAAATATGCTCTACAGGTGACCTGCGCATCTGTACTGGCAGCCCCTTCCCGTTAATCGTGCAGAAGACTATTTGTATCGCAATGGCTTTCTTTTGAAGATCAGACTACCCACTTCCCGCCGATGCAGAACATCGTTTCCCCAGAACTGCCCCTTTGTGCCAGAAAAGACGTTCTAAACATTCAGGCATGATCGTCTACCGGGAGAATGAGCACAGTAAAGCCATTGAAGTGTCTGGATAATAGGCCAGCATTTATCCGTCGTATTTTTGAGCGTCGCCATGATGCGCCAGGCTTGAATTACACGGCAGGTAGCGTGCCGCGGATCTGAACGATGAATTTGAGTGCAAGAACCCGTGCGCGGATGAATACTTTTCCTCCATGTGACGGCAGCGGAAACTCTTTTTTACGGGGCTCGTTAAGTGTTGATTGCTTCAAAAAAATTACCGCATTTGTTATATTGTTGCTCATTGCTTATTCACCTCTGCGGTGCCAAAAAGAACAAGATTCACCGCAACCCAGGACTATAAAATGTTAGATTACCGCTTCCCGACAGCTTTGCAGATGGTTCTCAGCGTAGCGATGGCGGAGCAAGTGGGTGAACGTTCGACGAGTGCGATTCTGGCCTACGGCCTGGAAGCGAATCCGAGCTTTATCCGCAAATTAATGGTGCCGCTCACGCGTGACGGCATTATCGTCTCAACGCTTGGCCGCAACGGGTCTATTCACCTTGGCCGCCCGGCGGAAGAGATCACCCTGCGCGATATCTACCTTTCCGTTATCGAAGATAAAAAACTGTGGGCGTCGCGTCCTGACGTACCGGCCCGCTGCGTGGTCAGCGCCAACGCCTGCTGGTACTTCAAGTCTATCGCCGAAGAAGCGGAGCAGGCGTCGTTACAGGTATTAGCGCGCCATACTGTGGCAAGCGCGCTGGAAGAGGTGAAAAAAGCCGATACCAACGGCTGGGATCCGGTGCCGGAACTTATCGCTCAGTATAAAAAAACGTCTTAATTATTTGCTTATTACGAAAAAAAACCGCCTTCACAATGAAGGCGGTTTTTTTGTATCTGCAACAAATTACGCAGGCAAAACGTCATTTACCGGTTTACCGCGCGTCACGAATTTACGCAGCGTAACGTAAAACACCGGTGTTAAGAACAGACCAAACAGCGTCACCCCCAGCATACCGGAGAACACCGTGATCCCGGTGACGCCGCGCACTTCTGCACCCGCGCCGTGACCGAGGATCAGCGGAATAGTGCCGGCAATAAAGGCGATGGAGGTCATCACAATCGGGCGTAAACGCAGGCGGCACGCCTCCAGCGCCGCTTCCATGATCCCTTTCCCCTGAATTTCCAGCTCGCGGGCAAACTCCACGATAAGAATCGCGTTTTTACATGCCAGCCCCATCAGTACCACCAGACCAACCTGCACGAACACGTTGTTATCGCCACCTGTCAGCCAGACGCCAAACAGCGCGGAGAGCATCGTCATCGGAACGATAAGGATCACCGCCAGCGGCAGCGTCCAGCTTTCATACAGCGCCGCCAGCACGAGAAACGCCAGCAGAACCGCGACCGGGAAGACAATCAGCGCCGTATTCCCCTGAGTGGCCTGCTGGTAGCTCAGGTCCGTCCATTCAATATTCATCCCGTTCGGCAGTATCTGCTTAGACATCCCGTCCAGTTGCGTCATCGCCTGTGAGGAAGAGAGAACGCGAGGATCGGCATCACCAATGAGATCCGCCGCCGGATAACCATTGTAACGAATCACCGGATCCGGCCCGTAAGTGGTGCTGATATTCACCATACTGCCGATCGGCACCATTTCTCCCTGATTATTACGGGTGCGCAAATTCGCAATATCTTCCACACTGTCGCGGAACGGCCCGTCGGCCTGCGCCATCACGCGCCAGGTGCGGCCGAACTGGTTGAAATCGTTCACATAAGACGAGCCCAGATAGGTTTGCAGCGTACCGAACAGATCGGTCAGCGACACGCCCTGCGCTTTCGCCTTATCACGATCAACCTGCACATCCAGCTGCGGAACGTTAGCCTGGTAGGTTGAGATGGGGAAATGCATCCCCGGCGTCTGCATAATCGCACCAGACATCGTATTCACCGCGCTTTGCAGCGCGCCATAGCCAAGACCGGCGCGATCCTGGATGTACAGCGAATAGCCAGAACCTTGACCCAGCCCTAAAATCGGCGGCGGCAAAATGGAGAATCCAAAGCCCTGCTGGATTTGCGCGATTTTAGCGTTGATCTCAGCGTTAATTTCCGCCGCGGTATGTTTACGCTGATCGAACGGTTTCAGGCCAAAAAAGACCGTCCCGGTATTTGGCGTGTTGGTGAACTGCAACGCGTTAAGCCCAGGAAAAGCGACCGCATAATCCACGCCTTCGGTATTCATACCGATTTCGCTCATTTTGCGGATCACCGCATCGGTACGGGCCAGCGAAGAGCCTTCCGGCATCTTCACGCCGCCAATTAAATAGAGCTTATCCTGCGTCGGAATAAATCCGCCGGGTACGGCTTTAAACATCACGCCAGCGGCACAGAGCAGCAGAACATAAACGACAAACACCGCACCACGTCGACCAAGCGTTTTGCCCACCAGCCCCTGATAACCGTTCGAGCTACGATGGAAAAAGCGGTTAAACGGACGGAAAAGCCAACCAAACAGACGGTCAATAAGCCTCGTCGGGAAGTCTTTCGGTGCGCCGTGCGGCTTCAACAGCAAAGCGGCCAGAGCTGGAGAGAGCGTCAGCGAGTTGATGGCAGAGATCACCGTCGAAATCGCGATTGTCACCGCAAACTGTTTATAGAACTGACCGGTTACGCCGGAGAGAAACGCCATCGGCACAAACACCGCGCACAGCACCAGCGCAATCGCGATAATCGGCCCGGACACTTCACGCATCGCCTGATGCGCCGCCGCGAGCGGAGCAAGCCCCTCTTCGATATTTCGCTCGACGTTTTCCACCACCACGATGGCGTCATCCACCACGATACCGATCGCCAGTACCAGCCCGAACAAGCTCAGGGTATTAAGCGAAAAGCCGAGCAGGTAGAGAATGCTGAACGTTCCCACGACCGATACCGGCACCGCGATCAGCGGAATAATCGACGCGCGCCAGGTTTGCAGGAACAGGATCACCACCAGCACCACCAGCACTACAGCTTCCAGCAGCGTTTGCACAACCGCGCGAATGGAATCGCGAACAAACACAGTCGGATCGTAAGGTGCCGCCCATTTCATATCTTCCGGGAAACGCGTGGCCAGTTCGTTCATTTTGGCGCGCACCGCGTTAGACAAATCGATGGCGTTCGCGCCCGGAGACTGGAAGATACCGATCCCGACCGCGTCTTTATTATTAAGCTGAGAACGCAGCGCATAGCTGCCCGAACCCATTTCAATACGCGCCACATCGCGCAGGCGAACGACCGAACCGTCTTGCGCCGTTTTCAGCACAATATTGCCAAACTCTTCTTCCGTGTGCAGACGCCCCTGAGCGTTAATCGAGATCAGGAAATCGCTCTCTTTCGGCAGCGGCTCCGCGCCAAGTTGCCCGGCGGAAACCTGCACGTTTTGCTCCTGCATCGCCGTCACCACATCCGAGGCAGTTAAGCCGCGCGCCGCCACTTTATTGGGATCCAGCCAGATGCGCATCGCGTATTCGCCCGAGCCGAAAATCTGAATCTGGCCGACACCGGGCAGACGCGCCAGTTCATCCTTCACTTTTAGCGTCGCGTAGTTACGCATATAGAGTGAATCGTATTTACCGTTGGGCGAAAACAGATGCACCACCAGCGTCAGCGTCGGTGATTGTTTCTGGGTAGTGATGCCCAGACGCCGCACATCTTCCGGCAAACGTGCCTCGGCCTGCGATACGCGGTTTTGTACCTGAACCTGTGCCTGATCGGGATCTGTCCCCGGACGGAAAGTGACGGTAGTCACCAGCACGCCGTCGGAGCCTGCGACAGATTTCATGTACATCATGTTTTCAACGCCGTTGATTGCTTCTTCCAGCGGCGTCGCCACCGTCTCGGCAATCACTTTCGGGTTGGCGCCTGGATACTCCGCACGCACCTGCACGCTTGGCGGAACGACGTCAGGATATTCGCTCACCGGCAACAGCGGGATAGCGATCAATCCTGTGACAAAAATCAGAATCGACAGCACCGCGGCGAAAATCGGCCTGTCGATAAAAAAGCGGGAAAAGTCCATGTGTCGGATTCTCAGATAAGGGATCAGTTGAGAGCGGGGCTGGCGTTCATGGCCACTGTTTTCGCGTTAACCGGCATCCCCGGCATAAACACTTTTTGTAAACCATCGACGATGACTTTATCGCCAGGGTTCAGCCCCTTCTGCACGATGCGTAAACCGGCAGCAAGACGCCCCGGCGTGATATCACGACGCTGCGCTTTCCCCTCTTTATCAACGATATAAACATATTTGCGATCCTGATCGGTCAGCACAGCTTTGTCGTCAATAAGCGTGGCTTTGAATTCAGCGCTACCC
This genomic interval from Kosakonia sacchari SP1 contains the following:
- a CDS encoding SDR family oxidoreductase, which codes for MEKVILITGASSGIGEGMARELGNAGAKVLLGARRLERIDAIAAEIRSAGGIAEARELDVTRRQSMTSFVQAALDKWGRVDVLINNAGIMPLSPLAAGKQDEWEQIIDVNIKGVLWGIGAVLPVMQAQGSGQIINIGSIGALSVVPTAAVYCASKFAVRAISDGLRQESPNIRVTCVNPGVVESELASTITHPETRAAMDVYRAVALKPADIARAVRQVIEAPESVDTTEITIRPTASAN
- a CDS encoding RrF2 family transcriptional regulator is translated as MLDYRFPTALQMVLSVAMAEQVGERSTSAILAYGLEANPSFIRKLMVPLTRDGIIVSTLGRNGSIHLGRPAEEITLRDIYLSVIEDKKLWASRPDVPARCVVSANACWYFKSIAEEAEQASLQVLARHTVASALEEVKKADTNGWDPVPELIAQYKKTS
- the oqxB gene encoding multidrug efflux RND transporter permease subunit OqxB, producing the protein MDFSRFFIDRPIFAAVLSILIFVTGLIAIPLLPVSEYPDVVPPSVQVRAEYPGANPKVIAETVATPLEEAINGVENMMYMKSVAGSDGVLVTTVTFRPGTDPDQAQVQVQNRVSQAEARLPEDVRRLGITTQKQSPTLTLVVHLFSPNGKYDSLYMRNYATLKVKDELARLPGVGQIQIFGSGEYAMRIWLDPNKVAARGLTASDVVTAMQEQNVQVSAGQLGAEPLPKESDFLISINAQGRLHTEEEFGNIVLKTAQDGSVVRLRDVARIEMGSGSYALRSQLNNKDAVGIGIFQSPGANAIDLSNAVRAKMNELATRFPEDMKWAAPYDPTVFVRDSIRAVVQTLLEAVVLVVLVVILFLQTWRASIIPLIAVPVSVVGTFSILYLLGFSLNTLSLFGLVLAIGIVVDDAIVVVENVERNIEEGLAPLAAAHQAMREVSGPIIAIALVLCAVFVPMAFLSGVTGQFYKQFAVTIAISTVISAINSLTLSPALAALLLKPHGAPKDFPTRLIDRLFGWLFRPFNRFFHRSSNGYQGLVGKTLGRRGAVFVVYVLLLCAAGVMFKAVPGGFIPTQDKLYLIGGVKMPEGSSLARTDAVIRKMSEIGMNTEGVDYAVAFPGLNALQFTNTPNTGTVFFGLKPFDQRKHTAAEINAEINAKIAQIQQGFGFSILPPPILGLGQGSGYSLYIQDRAGLGYGALQSAVNTMSGAIMQTPGMHFPISTYQANVPQLDVQVDRDKAKAQGVSLTDLFGTLQTYLGSSYVNDFNQFGRTWRVMAQADGPFRDSVEDIANLRTRNNQGEMVPIGSMVNISTTYGPDPVIRYNGYPAADLIGDADPRVLSSSQAMTQLDGMSKQILPNGMNIEWTDLSYQQATQGNTALIVFPVAVLLAFLVLAALYESWTLPLAVILIVPMTMLSALFGVWLTGGDNNVFVQVGLVVLMGLACKNAILIVEFARELEIQGKGIMEAALEACRLRLRPIVMTSIAFIAGTIPLILGHGAGAEVRGVTGITVFSGMLGVTLFGLFLTPVFYVTLRKFVTRGKPVNDVLPA